The genomic stretch CAAACTACTTAGGCATATATAGAATATAGATTCAAAGTAGCATACATAAGCATACATATTTCAGAGTAGCATACATAAGCATACATATTTCAGAGTAGCATAGAAATAGAATCCAAAGGATACAAGCATGTTGCACAAACTACTTAGGCACATCATTTCTAGTCATCCATTCATACTTCCTCTTCAGCCAATCAAACCTCTCCTCAGGTGTATCCAAAGTCATAAACATCTCTCGTTCAGCCCTCTTGGTAAAAACTAGAGATGCAACAAAATGTTCATTCGTCGAGGGAAGAGCCCCACAATTCTTGACCAAAGTCATGACATCCTGGATGGAACAACCAGATGTATCCTCCCTCCTTGCAATAGATTCACAAGATGCAGTTGTCCTCTCATTCATCTCCACAATCTTGCCCATTTGTTCCTGAAACCAATGCCCTGTACTTGTCTTGGGTTTCTTTCCCTTGATGTTACTAGCCCCTCGACCTCTCTTTGAACCATGCACACTCCTAGGTGTCACCTCCTCCGGCTCACTGTCCGAATCCACTTTGtctgcttcatcttcatcatcaataGGAATTGGAGAGCTTTCACGAGACAAGTTTGCTGAAGAAGGTGCTATACCACTAGAAGCGGACCAATGTTCATCACCAGTATTTCTGAGGTCTTCAAACATAATGCTTAGCTGTTCTTCATTTTGTAGTCCTTTCAGCTTGAATCTGGTAGAGCCCTTTATATCCTGAAATGCAATAGTtagatattaatatttttacatATTGTAAAATGAAAAATCTGGTACAACTGCAACTTATCTACTTACTTTTGCTGTTTTCTTCCACCATGCCTCTGACATTACAATATTCTTCCCAGTTTCATCCCATCCAATCCCAGTCTCCTTATTTTTCAACTGCTTCCAAATACCATAATCTTGCTTCGACTTATCCCATTTATTCTTGAATTGCTTTCTAGTGTA from Setaria italica strain Yugu1 chromosome II, Setaria_italica_v2.0, whole genome shotgun sequence encodes the following:
- the LOC101767539 gene encoding L10-interacting MYB domain-containing protein-like, which produces MVAGAWPGGAATAAGQPPAQQPAIPAAAGLAAGAWPGIPGAWPGVPSAGPSASQASGIPNAAMPGGWPEWWAGAAAAALGPDWLRADPQQETASQEVGGNDERLPVRVTSGPVRSSSTRRRGTRAPRPPPAARTATAPASVDVDLTDPSLADWCDENNRIVCEIFADEVLKGNRSSTHLSKTGYKNVIARFKERTGIEYTRKQFKNKWDKSKQDYGIWKQLKNKETGIGWDETGKNIVMSEAWWKKTAKDIKGSTRFKLKGLQNEEQLSIMFEDLRNTGDEHWSASSGIAPSSANLSRESSPIPIDDEDEADKVDSDSEPEEVTPRSVHGSKRGRGASNIKGKKPKTSTGHWFQEQMGKIVEMNERTTASCESIARREDTSGCSIQDVMTLVKNCGALPSTNEHFVASLVFTKRAEREMFMTLDTPEERFDWLKRKYEWMTRNDVPK